One part of the Parabacteroides distasonis ATCC 8503 genome encodes these proteins:
- a CDS encoding bifunctional metallophosphatase/5'-nucleotidase has protein sequence MGLKKQFVSAILLGSALTAPLFAQDIATPSSSIDTLAIFSFNDFHGAFASDGITPGAARLVQMTQNEKQRYPHSIVVSGGDNFSGSYFSKITKGEPIKEMYEAMDVEMSAIGNHEFDWGLPYLVDTAALNIPHVAANITEEKRYTHPDWLSPYRIVERKLKDGSSLRIAFIGLTTTDTYVKTKPENLKGLQFTHPLGAACIQTVYQLKKEDQIDMIILLIHIGTDMKMPYRITEENAQGLPFIDKVDAIISAHSHELVLDKINNIPIIQAGVNGTHIGKLLFQIQDFNGHRDISFIQGDTVRVACEENPEMREAVEKIMDKYRLNEKLATAKEALIHDRTINKFDYTPIGALVTAAYAQRFQKEMPAYKDQPVIGVNHYGGIRAALPKGDITRLRAGNILPFGSAIVAYRFDGKRLKKLLEDGRKNPNGFLQSSDLTLTLSGNKIEKIVYTRDGQKTEIEDNTPCVVTLDAFITDGGDGYDASLFKGYEIPEFDNLGIISTDAFMDYLKGFKKPITVESTHMPVISK, from the coding sequence ATGGGACTGAAAAAACAATTCGTATCAGCGATTTTGCTAGGCAGCGCGCTAACCGCTCCCCTATTCGCACAAGATATCGCCACCCCGTCCAGCTCGATAGACACTTTAGCCATTTTCTCATTCAACGATTTCCATGGGGCTTTCGCCTCCGACGGGATCACGCCGGGAGCCGCCCGGTTGGTACAAATGACACAAAACGAGAAGCAACGCTATCCGCATTCCATCGTTGTCTCAGGCGGAGATAATTTCAGCGGAAGCTATTTCTCCAAGATCACGAAAGGCGAGCCTATCAAAGAGATGTACGAGGCGATGGACGTGGAAATGTCCGCCATCGGTAACCACGAGTTCGACTGGGGGCTTCCTTATCTAGTGGACACCGCCGCCTTGAATATCCCCCATGTGGCCGCCAATATCACCGAAGAGAAGAGATATACTCACCCCGACTGGTTGAGTCCCTACCGTATCGTAGAGCGTAAGTTGAAAGATGGCTCCTCCCTACGTATAGCCTTCATCGGACTGACCACGACGGACACCTACGTCAAGACCAAGCCGGAGAACCTGAAAGGGCTTCAGTTCACGCATCCGCTGGGAGCAGCCTGCATACAAACCGTCTACCAGTTAAAGAAAGAGGACCAGATCGATATGATTATCCTCTTGATACACATCGGCACGGATATGAAAATGCCTTACCGCATCACCGAGGAGAACGCCCAAGGACTGCCGTTCATCGATAAGGTAGACGCCATCATATCCGCCCACTCGCATGAGCTGGTGCTCGATAAGATCAATAACATTCCCATCATCCAAGCCGGCGTAAACGGTACCCATATCGGGAAACTGCTGTTCCAGATACAGGATTTCAACGGACACCGGGATATCTCTTTCATCCAAGGGGATACCGTGCGTGTAGCCTGCGAGGAGAACCCGGAGATGCGAGAGGCCGTGGAGAAGATCATGGATAAATATCGGCTGAACGAGAAACTTGCCACGGCAAAAGAGGCCTTGATCCACGACCGTACCATCAATAAGTTCGACTATACGCCTATCGGGGCGTTGGTCACGGCCGCTTACGCCCAGCGTTTCCAAAAAGAGATGCCCGCTTACAAGGATCAGCCGGTGATCGGCGTAAACCATTACGGAGGTATACGTGCAGCCCTCCCGAAAGGAGATATCACCCGACTGCGTGCCGGCAACATCTTGCCTTTCGGCTCCGCTATCGTTGCCTATCGTTTCGACGGCAAGCGGTTGAAGAAGCTATTGGAGGATGGACGGAAGAATCCGAACGGTTTCCTTCAATCCTCCGACCTCACGCTTACCCTAAGCGGAAATAAGATCGAGAAAATAGTCTATACGAGAGACGGGCAAAAGACCGAGATCGAGGACAATACCCCTTGCGTGGTGACCCTAGACGCTTTCATCACCGATGGCGGAGACGGGTACGACGCCTCTTTATTCAAGGGCTACGAGATCCCGGAATTCGACAATTTAGGTATCATATCGACTGACGCTTTCATGGACTACCTAAAGGGCTTCAAGAAACCCATCACGGTAGAATCCACGCATATGCCGGTTATTTCAAAGTAA
- a CDS encoding OPT family oligopeptide transporter, giving the protein MKPENEEKVTGLPENAYRELKEGESYKPLMSPNKHYPEVTPWSVLWGLVMAVIFSAAAAYLGLKVGQVFEAAIPIAIIAVGLSSGFKRKNALGENVIIQSIGASSGVIVAGAIFTLPALYILQDKYPEITVNFFEVFMSSLLGGIIGILLLIPFRKYFVSDMHGKYPFPEATATTQVLVSGEKGGSQAKPLIFAGLIGGLYDFIIATFGWWGETISTRIVGAGEMLAEKAKIVLKVNTGAAVLGLGYIIGLKYSLIICAGSFLVWLVIIPAMSAIFSADVLTFGNDAITATVGSMSAEQIFTTYARHIGIGGIATAGVIGIINSWGIIKGAVGLAANELKGKGDAVESNTIRTQKDLSMKVITIGIIVSLIVTFLFFQFGVLHNWFHAAIGLLLVGVIAFLFTTVAANAIAIVGTNPVSGMTLMTLILASIILVAVGLKGPAGMVSALIIGGVVCTALSMAGGFITDLKIGYWLGSTPAKQETWKFLGTLVSAATVGGVILILNQTYGFTTGQLAAPQANAMAAVIEPLMSGSGAPWALYAIGAVLAVVLNFCKIPALAFALGMFIPLDLNTPLLIGGAISWYVGSRSKDQSLNSARLEKGTLLASGFIAGGALMGVVSAALRFGGINLMNEEWASSNAAEILAVVMYLVMIAYLTFNSLNAKKE; this is encoded by the coding sequence GTGAAACCAGAAAATGAAGAAAAGGTAACCGGGCTGCCAGAAAACGCCTACCGAGAATTAAAAGAAGGGGAAAGCTACAAGCCTCTTATGTCTCCCAACAAACACTATCCGGAGGTTACGCCTTGGTCCGTCCTTTGGGGATTGGTCATGGCAGTGATATTCAGCGCGGCGGCCGCTTATCTGGGCCTGAAGGTCGGTCAAGTATTCGAGGCCGCCATCCCGATCGCTATCATCGCCGTAGGGTTGTCCAGCGGATTCAAGCGGAAGAACGCCTTGGGAGAGAACGTCATCATCCAGTCTATCGGGGCCAGTAGCGGCGTGATCGTGGCGGGGGCCATTTTCACCTTGCCCGCCCTTTATATCCTGCAAGACAAATATCCGGAGATCACGGTCAATTTCTTCGAGGTTTTCATGAGTTCCTTGTTAGGAGGTATCATCGGGATCTTGCTCTTGATTCCGTTCCGTAAATATTTCGTATCCGACATGCACGGTAAGTATCCCTTCCCGGAAGCTACGGCTACCACGCAAGTACTCGTCTCCGGCGAGAAAGGCGGAAGCCAAGCGAAGCCCTTGATCTTCGCCGGATTAATCGGAGGTTTGTACGACTTCATCATCGCCACCTTCGGTTGGTGGGGCGAGACGATCAGTACCCGTATCGTCGGGGCCGGCGAGATGCTGGCGGAGAAAGCCAAGATCGTGTTGAAAGTCAATACGGGCGCAGCCGTGCTAGGTCTGGGTTACATCATCGGATTAAAATACTCCTTGATCATCTGCGCCGGTTCATTCTTGGTATGGTTGGTGATCATCCCCGCCATGTCCGCCATTTTCAGCGCCGACGTGCTTACGTTCGGCAATGACGCTATCACGGCGACCGTCGGGAGCATGAGCGCCGAGCAAATCTTCACCACCTACGCCCGCCACATCGGTATCGGAGGTATCGCTACCGCCGGGGTGATCGGCATCATCAACTCTTGGGGAATCATCAAGGGAGCCGTAGGCTTGGCGGCGAACGAGTTGAAAGGAAAAGGAGACGCTGTGGAGAGTAATACTATACGTACGCAAAAGGATTTGTCGATGAAAGTGATAACGATCGGTATCATCGTATCGCTGATTGTCACCTTCCTGTTCTTCCAGTTCGGCGTACTTCATAATTGGTTCCATGCTGCCATCGGCTTATTGCTGGTCGGGGTGATCGCTTTCCTGTTTACGACCGTAGCGGCAAACGCTATCGCTATCGTAGGGACGAACCCGGTATCGGGCATGACGCTCATGACGTTGATCCTCGCCTCCATCATCTTGGTCGCCGTAGGGTTGAAAGGGCCGGCCGGCATGGTATCCGCCCTGATTATCGGAGGCGTGGTTTGTACGGCGCTTTCCATGGCGGGAGGTTTCATTACCGACTTGAAAATTGGCTACTGGCTGGGTAGTACGCCCGCCAAGCAAGAGACTTGGAAATTCCTAGGCACACTAGTTTCCGCCGCTACGGTAGGAGGCGTGATCTTGATATTGAACCAGACGTACGGTTTCACGACCGGACAATTGGCCGCTCCGCAAGCGAACGCTATGGCCGCCGTTATCGAGCCGTTGATGAGTGGCTCGGGGGCACCTTGGGCTTTATACGCGATTGGAGCCGTCCTCGCCGTCGTATTGAACTTCTGCAAGATACCAGCGTTGGCATTCGCCTTGGGTATGTTTATCCCTTTGGACCTGAATACGCCGCTTTTGATCGGTGGAGCGATCAGTTGGTACGTGGGAAGCCGTAGCAAAGACCAAAGCTTGAACTCAGCCCGCTTGGAGAAAGGTACGTTACTGGCTTCCGGCTTTATCGCCGGCGGTGCCTTGATGGGCGTGGTTAGCGCGGCCTTACGTTTCGGCGGAATCAACTTGATGAACGAGGAATGGGCATCTAGCAATGCCGCCGAGATACTGGCGGTTGTCATGTACCTTGTCATGATCGCTTACCTCACATTTAATTCCCTGAACGCGAAAAAAGAATAG
- the recR gene encoding recombination mediator RecR produces the protein MNQRYPSALLENAVNELASLPGVGRKTALRLALYMLRRDVGYTENFAAALVALRRDVKYCKVCHNICDDEVCSICANPSRDHSLVCVVENIKEVMAIENTGQFRGVYHVLGGIISPMDGIGPGDLRIDSLVRRVAEGEVKEIILALSTTMEGDTTNFFIYRKLSGYDVRISVIARGVSIGDEIEYADEITLGRSIINRTEFNLTSSNS, from the coding sequence ATGAATCAAAGATATCCTTCAGCCTTGTTGGAAAATGCCGTAAATGAATTGGCTTCCTTGCCGGGGGTGGGGAGGAAGACAGCGCTCCGGCTAGCGCTTTATATGTTGCGCCGGGACGTCGGCTATACGGAAAACTTCGCTGCGGCCTTGGTCGCCCTCCGTCGGGACGTGAAGTACTGCAAGGTCTGCCATAATATATGTGATGATGAGGTTTGCTCTATTTGCGCCAACCCCAGCCGTGACCATTCCTTGGTTTGCGTGGTAGAGAATATCAAGGAGGTGATGGCGATAGAGAATACCGGGCAATTCCGTGGCGTATACCATGTGTTGGGCGGGATCATCTCGCCAATGGATGGCATCGGACCGGGAGACTTGCGTATCGACAGTCTGGTGCGACGTGTGGCCGAAGGTGAGGTGAAAGAGATCATCTTGGCGTTGAGCACTACCATGGAAGGCGATACGACTAACTTTTTTATTTACCGGAAGCTATCCGGTTACGATGTGAGGATCAGTGTCATCGCACGTGGCGTGTCTATCGGTGATGAGATCGAGTATGCCGACGAGATCACCTTAGGACGATCCATTATCAATCGTACTGAGTTCAATCTCACCTCTTCTAATTCATAA
- a CDS encoding glycosyltransferase family 2 protein codes for MTYEETKLSVIIVNYNVKYFLEQCLYSVRAAVMGMDAEVFVVDNNSTDGSVEYLRPKFPEVVFIENKDNPGFAKANNQAIRQCAGEYVLLLNPDTVVGEESLRSLCFQMDEDPEIGAIGVKMLNGHGVFLPESKRAFPSPWVSFCKIFGLSKLFPNSPAFARYSLPYLDKEQTHKVEVLAGAFMLLRHEALDKVGLLDESFFMYGEDIDLSYRIVLGGYKNLYVPERILHYKGESTKHGDLKYIRAFYGAMLIFYKKYYPGSGWLMRILIRLAVLLKACWAMISAPLRKKAKAVKHRRLLILCREDHFEEVKAVCLKAMPDLEFVNLWDLDVERVMDAICRKNQMKGFTDYAFCFPDARYEQMLLFMDKLVNKKAVFHIYTKKSGRLV; via the coding sequence ATGACCTACGAAGAAACCAAGTTGTCCGTTATCATCGTTAACTATAACGTGAAGTATTTTCTGGAGCAATGCCTCTATTCTGTCCGTGCCGCCGTAATGGGGATGGATGCCGAGGTGTTCGTGGTGGATAATAACTCGACGGATGGATCTGTCGAATATCTCCGGCCTAAGTTCCCGGAGGTGGTTTTCATTGAGAATAAAGATAATCCCGGTTTCGCCAAGGCCAATAATCAGGCGATTCGCCAGTGCGCCGGGGAATACGTGTTATTGCTGAATCCCGATACCGTGGTGGGAGAGGAGAGCCTCCGCAGCCTGTGCTTCCAGATGGATGAGGACCCGGAGATCGGAGCTATCGGTGTGAAGATGTTGAATGGGCATGGGGTATTCTTGCCGGAGAGCAAACGGGCTTTCCCTTCGCCTTGGGTGTCGTTCTGCAAGATATTCGGCCTTTCAAAGCTGTTTCCTAACTCTCCGGCATTCGCACGTTATAGCCTTCCGTATCTGGATAAAGAGCAGACGCATAAGGTGGAGGTGCTGGCGGGTGCGTTCATGTTGCTTCGTCATGAGGCGTTGGATAAGGTTGGTTTGTTGGACGAGTCGTTTTTCATGTATGGGGAGGATATCGATCTGTCTTATCGGATCGTGTTGGGAGGTTATAAGAACTTGTACGTGCCGGAACGGATCCTGCATTATAAGGGGGAGAGTACGAAGCATGGTGACTTGAAGTACATAAGGGCTTTTTACGGCGCCATGTTGATTTTCTATAAGAAATATTATCCGGGGTCCGGTTGGTTGATGCGGATACTGATCCGGTTGGCTGTCCTGCTGAAAGCTTGCTGGGCGATGATTTCAGCCCCTCTACGCAAGAAGGCTAAAGCGGTTAAGCATCGCCGCCTTTTGATCTTGTGTAGGGAGGATCATTTTGAGGAGGTAAAGGCCGTTTGCCTGAAAGCTATGCCGGATCTGGAATTCGTGAATCTCTGGGATTTGGACGTGGAGCGTGTGATGGATGCTATCTGTCGCAAGAACCAGATGAAAGGCTTTACGGACTACGCTTTCTGCTTCCCCGATGCCCGCTACGAGCAGATGCTCTTGTTCATGGACAAGCTCGTGAACAAGAAAGCGGTTTTCCATATATATACGAAGAAGAGTGGTCGGCTTGTTTAA
- a CDS encoding ABC transporter permease, whose translation MKNIGIAIRSLFKRGQHNVMKIISLGIGLTIGLVLIAKVHFENTYDNFYSNGDRIYRVYEKFFMNGEVGDHGQTPAGVIPLLKQETPEIEAATRYTYFRGNSPFTMSDNKHRLKATFILADSCLFDVLPRPMLIGDPKQVLSQPMYVLVSDEIAERIGGNVMGKRFEIDDAPGQALTIGGVFKKLPDNTEQSYDIIVSLSSISKFMWDGTHMLTGNDRYQSYVKVSPGTTEAQLEAGMRQMIDKHFPVNDLKKAGVELTFTFHKLLNVHMEDDMAKRMALILSFIAFVLIFTAVMNYILIVISSIVNRTKEMAVRKCYGASGKDIQGMALSEVGTHVTVALALVVLLILGFQGIIKELIGTGVRSLFLSTGMWAICLTVIVVLISTGIATGWFLGRIPVAAVFRSIREARRLWKLGLLFFQFTAISFLASLLLVVGKQYDHMVNDHPGYNPENLAYVYIGAVDSTGRAKLIEETQRLPEVDAITTCYNLPFWGASGNNVYLPGDDRELFNIADLYDVGNDYLNVLEIPIVEGQYFTENTTSSQEILVSRNFIEYMKPFADWKDGAVGKTVQITGHDTKSESMPLFTIRGVFEDFRLGSIAGEDPRAKIMFYTKGAAQHMVIRYHSLSSEALRKTQDLMGQLIPDKELNVISFKSEMLEGYTSSRKFRDSVMIGGIVTLLIVFIGLIGYTNDEVNRRRKEMAIRKINGATVKDILHIFLKDIITMALPAILLGCGIAFYISQKWQEQFSEKIQLSWYLFVGGGVLVLTVILAVSGYNVFRTTHDNPINNLKSE comes from the coding sequence ATGAAAAACATCGGGATCGCAATTCGCTCCCTTTTTAAGAGAGGGCAACACAATGTAATGAAGATTATCTCCTTGGGTATAGGACTGACCATCGGCTTGGTGCTGATCGCTAAAGTCCACTTCGAGAACACCTACGATAACTTCTATTCGAACGGAGACCGGATCTATCGAGTATATGAGAAATTTTTCATGAACGGGGAAGTGGGCGACCACGGGCAAACGCCCGCCGGAGTAATCCCCCTCTTGAAACAAGAGACACCAGAGATCGAGGCCGCCACACGCTATACGTACTTCCGGGGAAACTCCCCTTTTACGATGTCCGACAACAAGCATCGGCTCAAAGCGACCTTCATCCTAGCGGACAGTTGTCTTTTCGACGTATTGCCCCGCCCCATGCTCATCGGAGACCCTAAGCAAGTTCTCTCCCAACCCATGTACGTGCTCGTATCCGACGAGATCGCCGAACGTATCGGCGGCAACGTGATGGGAAAACGCTTCGAGATTGACGACGCGCCGGGACAAGCCCTCACGATAGGCGGCGTATTCAAGAAACTACCGGACAACACCGAACAGAGTTATGACATTATCGTATCCCTTTCTTCCATCAGCAAGTTCATGTGGGACGGAACCCATATGTTAACCGGAAACGACCGCTACCAAAGTTATGTCAAGGTATCGCCGGGTACGACAGAGGCCCAGTTGGAAGCGGGAATGAGACAGATGATCGACAAGCATTTCCCCGTAAACGACCTTAAGAAAGCCGGCGTGGAACTGACCTTCACCTTCCACAAACTACTCAACGTACATATGGAGGACGATATGGCCAAACGTATGGCCTTGATCCTCTCGTTCATCGCCTTCGTATTGATCTTCACCGCCGTAATGAACTATATATTGATCGTGATCTCCTCCATCGTGAACCGCACGAAAGAGATGGCCGTACGCAAATGTTACGGGGCGAGCGGTAAGGATATCCAAGGTATGGCGTTGTCCGAGGTAGGGACCCACGTCACCGTCGCGCTAGCGCTGGTCGTACTTCTGATCCTAGGATTTCAAGGAATTATAAAGGAGCTGATCGGCACGGGAGTCCGATCGTTATTCCTATCCACCGGTATGTGGGCGATATGCCTCACGGTCATAGTCGTACTTATCTCTACGGGCATAGCTACCGGCTGGTTCTTAGGACGCATTCCTGTAGCGGCTGTTTTCCGGAGCATTCGTGAAGCACGCCGCCTTTGGAAACTGGGACTCTTGTTCTTCCAGTTCACGGCAATCAGCTTCCTCGCCTCCTTATTGCTAGTGGTAGGCAAGCAATACGACCATATGGTAAATGATCATCCGGGATACAATCCCGAGAACCTCGCCTATGTGTATATCGGCGCCGTAGACTCCACGGGGCGTGCCAAACTGATCGAGGAAACCCAAAGATTGCCCGAGGTAGACGCCATCACGACTTGCTATAACCTTCCTTTCTGGGGAGCCTCGGGCAATAACGTCTATCTTCCGGGAGACGACCGGGAACTATTCAACATCGCCGACCTCTACGACGTAGGAAACGATTACCTGAACGTATTGGAAATCCCGATCGTAGAAGGACAATACTTCACAGAGAATACCACCTCCTCGCAAGAGATACTGGTGAGCCGCAATTTCATTGAATACATGAAACCTTTCGCCGACTGGAAGGATGGAGCCGTGGGCAAGACGGTACAAATAACCGGACACGATACCAAGTCCGAGTCGATGCCTCTCTTCACGATCCGGGGCGTATTCGAGGATTTCCGCCTAGGTTCCATAGCGGGAGAAGATCCGCGAGCCAAGATCATGTTCTATACGAAAGGGGCGGCCCAACATATGGTCATTCGATACCATAGCCTTTCTTCCGAGGCCCTACGCAAGACGCAGGATCTAATGGGGCAACTCATCCCGGATAAAGAACTCAACGTGATCTCCTTCAAGAGCGAGATGCTGGAAGGATACACCTCCTCCCGGAAATTCCGTGACTCCGTCATGATCGGTGGTATCGTCACCTTGCTGATCGTCTTCATCGGATTGATCGGATACACGAACGACGAGGTGAACCGTCGCCGGAAAGAAATGGCGATCCGCAAGATTAACGGAGCCACGGTAAAAGACATACTCCATATTTTCTTGAAAGATATCATCACCATGGCATTGCCAGCCATCTTACTTGGTTGCGGTATCGCTTTCTATATCTCCCAGAAATGGCAAGAGCAATTCTCGGAAAAGATCCAGCTATCCTGGTATCTATTCGTGGGAGGAGGCGTATTGGTACTCACCGTCATACTGGCGGTTTCCGGATATAACGTATTCCGTACCACCCACGACAATCCCATAAACAACCTCAAGTCCGAATAA
- a CDS encoding sodium:solute symporter — protein sequence MNSYMILFIIAAYFAVLLLIAWITGRNNSNEAFFLGNRKSPWYIVSIGMVGTSLSGVTFVSVPGMVRAIDMTYMQTVLGFFVGYIIIAKVLLPLYYKLQLTSIYSYLDDRIGRRGYKTGASFFLLSKIVGAAARLYLVVLILQTYVFNAWNIPFAVTAILSILLVWLYTFRSGIKTIIWTDTLQALCLVAMLIVIIWQVKDKMGLDFGGMAQTLVESPHFRIFEFGDWHSTQNFFKQFFSGIFITIVMTGLDQDMMQKNLSCKSLKDAQKNMYTYGFAFTPVNFLFLALGVLLLTLAAQQNIQLPTLNDDILPMFCTSGILGGSILIFFTIGIIAAAFSSADSALTALTTSFCVDILGVQREEAKRAKRTRLKVHVMISVLFVLIILAFKAVNNRSVIDAIYMIASYTYGPLLGLFVFGLFTKRKPRDKYVPYICIASPLICLATDFLVKQYAGYTFGYEMLMVNGGITFAGLWLSAIENGNLKIEN from the coding sequence ATGAACAGCTATATGATCCTTTTTATTATCGCTGCCTATTTCGCCGTCTTGCTGCTGATAGCATGGATCACGGGACGTAATAACAGCAACGAGGCATTCTTCCTCGGGAACAGGAAATCACCTTGGTATATCGTTTCTATCGGTATGGTAGGGACATCCTTATCGGGGGTGACGTTCGTATCGGTACCCGGCATGGTGCGGGCGATCGATATGACGTATATGCAGACTGTATTAGGCTTCTTCGTGGGATATATCATTATAGCCAAGGTATTGCTACCGCTATACTATAAGTTGCAGCTTACCTCCATCTACTCGTATCTGGATGACCGGATCGGGAGAAGGGGGTACAAGACAGGGGCCTCATTCTTCCTGCTCTCGAAGATCGTAGGGGCGGCCGCACGCTTATATCTAGTGGTCTTGATCTTGCAAACCTACGTGTTCAACGCTTGGAACATCCCATTCGCCGTGACCGCTATCCTCAGTATCCTGCTGGTATGGCTATATACGTTCCGGAGCGGTATCAAGACGATCATCTGGACAGATACGTTGCAGGCCCTTTGTCTCGTGGCAATGTTGATCGTGATCATCTGGCAGGTGAAGGACAAGATGGGACTGGATTTCGGGGGTATGGCGCAGACCTTGGTGGAAAGTCCTCATTTCCGGATCTTCGAGTTTGGCGATTGGCATAGTACGCAAAACTTCTTCAAGCAGTTCTTCAGCGGTATCTTTATCACGATCGTCATGACCGGGCTGGATCAGGACATGATGCAAAAGAACCTCTCCTGCAAGAGCTTGAAGGATGCCCAGAAGAATATGTACACATATGGCTTCGCCTTCACGCCGGTCAACTTCTTGTTTCTCGCGCTGGGGGTACTACTACTGACATTGGCGGCACAGCAGAACATCCAGTTGCCAACCCTCAACGACGATATCCTCCCGATGTTTTGTACCTCAGGGATCTTGGGCGGGAGTATCTTGATCTTCTTTACGATCGGTATCATAGCGGCGGCTTTCAGTAGCGCCGACTCGGCGTTGACAGCGCTCACCACCTCTTTTTGCGTGGATATCCTCGGCGTGCAGAGAGAGGAAGCGAAAAGGGCGAAACGTACCCGCCTAAAGGTACACGTGATGATATCCGTCTTGTTCGTCTTGATCATCTTGGCGTTCAAGGCCGTAAATAACCGGAGTGTTATCGACGCGATCTACATGATAGCGTCGTACACGTATGGTCCTCTATTGGGGCTGTTTGTTTTCGGGCTTTTCACGAAGCGGAAACCCCGTGACAAATACGTGCCCTATATCTGTATAGCCTCCCCGTTGATTTGCCTCGCCACGGATTTCTTGGTGAAACAATACGCAGGCTATACGTTCGGCTACGAGATGCTTATGGTAAACGGAGGCATCACGTTCGCCGGGCTGTGGCTTTCGGCAATTGAAAATGGAAATTTGAAAATTGAGAATTAA
- a CDS encoding SpoIID/LytB domain-containing protein — MEAPVINVGIMTHKAISFVFNEEYVHTETGTFTIGEQRALWVNGKIVYNGKLYQELFFEPTSPQSSFDLKAVTIGVDFHWQRQEDQRFKGALNLVATDKGIVTINQVDVEEYLTSVISSEMSANASKELLKAHAVISRSWLLAQVEKNFNLNGSVTPYKSCYRDSETLIRWYDREDHDLFDVCADDHCQRYQGITRASNPIVREVIKETRGEVLMDNDTICDARFSKCCGGVTEKFENCWEPVPHSYLTALRDDEIPSYPDLTDEREAEQWIRTSPEAFCNTTDKEILSQVLNNYDQETTDFYRWKVEYTQEELSRLIHRKTGMDFGPIIDLIPLERGSSGRITKLKIVGVRRSFTIGKELEIRRTLSETHLYSSAFVVDKKDIRLDIPSRFILTGAGWGHGVGLCQIGAAVMGAKGYSYRKILTHYFPGASIEKRY; from the coding sequence ATGGAAGCACCTGTAATCAATGTGGGAATCATGACCCACAAAGCAATCTCATTTGTTTTTAACGAGGAGTATGTACATACGGAAACCGGCACGTTCACCATAGGCGAGCAACGTGCCCTCTGGGTAAACGGCAAGATCGTGTACAATGGGAAGCTTTATCAGGAGCTATTCTTCGAGCCGACCAGCCCGCAATCCTCTTTCGACTTGAAGGCGGTCACGATCGGCGTGGATTTTCACTGGCAACGACAGGAGGATCAACGCTTCAAGGGAGCGTTGAACCTCGTGGCGACCGATAAAGGTATCGTCACGATCAACCAAGTGGACGTGGAGGAATACCTTACCAGCGTAATCTCCTCGGAGATGAGCGCCAACGCTTCCAAAGAGTTGCTGAAAGCCCATGCCGTGATCTCGCGAAGCTGGCTCTTGGCGCAGGTCGAGAAGAATTTCAACTTGAACGGATCGGTTACGCCCTATAAAAGTTGTTACCGCGACAGCGAGACCTTGATCCGCTGGTACGACCGGGAGGACCATGATCTGTTCGATGTCTGTGCCGACGACCATTGCCAGCGTTACCAAGGTATTACCCGGGCATCGAACCCGATAGTCAGGGAGGTGATCAAAGAGACACGTGGAGAGGTATTGATGGATAACGATACGATCTGCGACGCCCGCTTCTCGAAATGCTGCGGAGGCGTGACCGAGAAATTCGAGAATTGCTGGGAACCGGTTCCCCACTCCTATCTTACCGCCTTGAGGGATGACGAGATTCCCTCCTATCCCGACTTGACGGACGAGCGGGAAGCGGAACAATGGATACGTACCTCACCCGAAGCCTTCTGTAATACAACGGACAAGGAGATCCTTAGCCAAGTGCTAAACAACTACGATCAAGAGACCACGGATTTCTACCGTTGGAAGGTAGAATATACGCAGGAGGAACTATCAAGGTTGATCCACCGGAAAACGGGTATGGATTTCGGGCCGATCATCGATCTCATACCGTTGGAAAGAGGTTCGTCCGGACGCATCACGAAACTCAAGATCGTAGGGGTACGCCGTTCGTTCACCATCGGCAAAGAGCTTGAGATACGCCGGACATTATCCGAGACGCATCTATACAGCTCGGCCTTTGTTGTCGATAAGAAGGATATCCGCCTTGATATCCCCTCCCGCTTCATCTTGACAGGAGCCGGATGGGGACATGGCGTAGGGCTTTGCCAGATCGGAGCCGCCGTGATGGGAGCCAAAGGATATTCGTACCGGAAAATCCTCACGCATTATTTCCCCGGAGCCTCTATTGAGAAAAGGTATTAA